In a genomic window of Saccharothrix sp. HUAS TT1:
- the carB gene encoding carbamoyl-phosphate synthase large subunit: MPKRTDLKHVLVIGSGPIVIGQACEFDYSGTQACRVLREEGLRVSLVNSNPATIMTDPEFADATYVEPITAEFVEKVIAAERPDAILATLGGQTALNTAIALHERGVLEKYDVELIGADIDAIQRGEDRQIFKDLVRRIGADVPRSAVCKTMDEVRATVADLGLPVVIRPSFTMGGLGSGMAHTLEELERLAATGLAESPVTEVLIEESVLGWKEYELELMRDRNDNVVVVCSIENIDPMGVHTGDSVTVAPAMTLTDREFQHMRDVGIAVIREVGVDTGGCNIQFAINPADGRMVVIEMNPRVSRSSALASKATGFPIAKIAAKLAIGYTLDEIRNDITGETPASFEPTLDYVVVKVPRFAFEKFPGADSTLTTTMKSVGEAMSIGRSFIEALGKALRSMETKAAGFWTTPDDPDTTLESVLDALRRGHDGRLYTADRALRLGASIEQVHEASRIDPWFLEQMAWLVGLRREIEAAPVLDERLLRKAKRAGLSDRQVAALRPELAGEDGVRALRHRLGVRPVFKTVDTCAAEFEAKTPYHYSAYELDPDAETEVTAQPDRPKVLILGSGPNRIGQGIEFDYSCVHAAMALRAAGYETVMVNCNPETVSTDYDTSDRLYFEPLTFEDVLEVFHSEQRSGTVAGVIVQLGGQTPLGLARRLAEAGVPVVGTPPHAIHLAEERGAFGQVLAEAGLPAPKYGMATSFAQAKAIADEIGYPVLVRPSYVLGGRGMEIVYTEETLHDYIQRATEVSPEHPVLVDRFLDDAIEIDVDALYDGTEVFIGGVMEHIEEAGVHSGDSACALPPITLGESDIDAVRRSTLAIAEGIGVRGLLNVQYALKDDVLYVLEANPRASRTVPFVSKATAVPLAKAAARIMLGATVAQLREEGLLPATGDGAKLPAHAPVAVKEAVLPFHRFRTPEGKGVDSLLGPEMKSTGEVMGIDVSFGMAYAKSQTASYGSLPTSGRVFVSVANRDKRAMIFPVKRLADLGFEVLATAGTAEVLRRNGIPCTIVRKHFEGAENIVDAILAGSVDMIINTPYGNHGPRVDGYEIRTAAVAKDIPCVTTIQGAAAAVHGIEAAIRGDIGVRPLQALQAALRGEG; the protein is encoded by the coding sequence ATGCCGAAGAGGACTGATCTCAAGCACGTGCTGGTGATCGGCTCCGGTCCGATCGTCATCGGCCAGGCGTGTGAGTTCGACTATTCGGGCACGCAGGCGTGTCGGGTGTTGCGGGAGGAGGGCCTGCGGGTGTCGCTGGTCAACTCCAACCCGGCCACGATCATGACCGACCCGGAGTTCGCCGACGCGACCTATGTCGAGCCGATCACCGCGGAGTTCGTGGAGAAGGTGATCGCGGCGGAGCGTCCGGACGCGATCCTGGCCACGTTGGGCGGTCAGACCGCGTTGAACACCGCCATCGCGTTGCACGAGCGGGGTGTGCTGGAGAAGTACGACGTGGAGTTGATCGGCGCGGACATCGACGCCATCCAGCGCGGCGAGGACCGGCAGATCTTCAAGGACCTGGTGCGTCGGATCGGCGCGGACGTGCCGCGCAGCGCGGTGTGCAAGACCATGGACGAGGTCCGGGCGACCGTGGCCGATCTCGGGCTGCCGGTGGTGATCCGCCCGTCGTTCACGATGGGCGGTCTGGGTTCGGGTATGGCGCACACCCTGGAGGAGTTGGAGCGGCTGGCGGCGACCGGTCTGGCGGAGTCCCCGGTCACGGAGGTGTTGATCGAGGAGAGCGTGCTGGGCTGGAAGGAGTACGAGCTGGAGTTGATGCGCGACCGCAACGACAACGTGGTCGTGGTGTGCTCGATCGAGAACATCGACCCGATGGGCGTGCACACCGGCGACTCGGTGACCGTCGCCCCGGCGATGACGCTGACCGACCGCGAGTTCCAGCACATGCGCGATGTCGGGATCGCGGTGATCCGCGAGGTCGGGGTGGACACCGGGGGCTGCAACATCCAGTTCGCGATCAACCCGGCCGACGGGCGCATGGTCGTCATCGAGATGAACCCGCGGGTGTCGCGCTCCTCGGCGCTGGCGTCGAAGGCGACCGGTTTCCCGATCGCGAAGATCGCCGCGAAGCTGGCGATCGGCTACACCCTGGACGAGATCCGCAACGACATCACCGGCGAGACGCCCGCGAGCTTCGAGCCCACGCTCGATTATGTGGTGGTGAAGGTGCCGCGGTTCGCGTTCGAGAAGTTCCCCGGCGCCGACAGCACGCTCACCACCACCATGAAGTCGGTCGGCGAGGCCATGTCCATCGGCCGCAGCTTCATCGAAGCCCTGGGCAAGGCGCTGCGCTCGATGGAGACCAAGGCCGCGGGTTTCTGGACCACCCCGGACGACCCGGACACCACCCTGGAATCGGTGCTGGACGCGCTGCGTCGGGGCCACGACGGCCGGTTGTACACGGCGGATCGGGCGTTGCGGTTGGGGGCGAGCATCGAGCAGGTGCACGAGGCATCGCGGATCGACCCGTGGTTCCTGGAGCAGATGGCGTGGCTGGTCGGGCTGCGCCGTGAGATCGAGGCCGCGCCGGTGCTGGACGAGCGGCTGCTGCGCAAGGCGAAGCGGGCCGGGCTGTCGGATCGGCAGGTCGCCGCGCTGCGCCCGGAGTTGGCCGGTGAGGACGGTGTGCGCGCGCTGCGCCACCGCCTGGGTGTGCGGCCGGTGTTCAAGACGGTCGACACGTGCGCCGCCGAGTTCGAGGCCAAGACCCCGTACCACTACTCGGCCTACGAGCTGGACCCCGACGCCGAGACCGAGGTCACCGCGCAACCGGACAGGCCGAAGGTGCTGATCCTGGGCTCCGGGCCGAACCGGATCGGGCAGGGCATCGAGTTCGACTACTCCTGCGTGCACGCCGCGATGGCGCTGCGCGCGGCCGGGTACGAGACGGTGATGGTCAACTGCAACCCCGAGACCGTCTCCACCGACTACGACACCTCCGACCGGCTCTACTTCGAACCGCTGACCTTCGAGGACGTGCTGGAGGTCTTCCACTCCGAACAGCGCTCCGGCACGGTCGCCGGCGTGATCGTGCAGCTCGGCGGCCAGACGCCGCTGGGCCTGGCACGGCGACTGGCCGAGGCGGGCGTGCCGGTGGTGGGCACCCCGCCGCACGCCATCCACCTGGCCGAGGAGCGCGGCGCGTTCGGCCAGGTGCTGGCCGAGGCCGGGCTGCCCGCCCCGAAATACGGCATGGCGACCTCGTTCGCGCAGGCCAAGGCCATCGCCGACGAGATCGGCTACCCCGTGCTCGTGCGCCCCTCCTACGTGCTGGGCGGGCGCGGCATGGAGATCGTCTACACCGAGGAGACCCTGCACGACTACATCCAGCGCGCCACCGAGGTCAGCCCAGAGCACCCGGTGCTGGTCGACCGGTTCCTCGACGACGCCATCGAGATCGACGTGGACGCGCTCTACGACGGCACGGAGGTCTTCATCGGCGGCGTGATGGAGCACATCGAGGAAGCCGGCGTGCACTCCGGCGACTCCGCCTGCGCCCTGCCGCCGATCACCCTGGGCGAATCCGACATCGACGCCGTGCGCCGCTCCACGCTGGCCATCGCCGAGGGCATCGGCGTGCGCGGCCTGCTCAACGTGCAGTACGCGCTGAAGGACGACGTGCTCTACGTCCTGGAGGCCAACCCGCGCGCCTCGCGCACCGTCCCGTTCGTCTCCAAGGCCACCGCCGTGCCCCTGGCCAAAGCCGCCGCCCGCATCATGCTCGGCGCGACCGTGGCGCAGTTGCGCGAGGAAGGCCTGCTGCCCGCGACCGGCGACGGCGCGAAGCTCCCCGCGCACGCCCCGGTGGCGGTCAAGGAGGCCGTGCTGCCGTTCCACCGGTTCCGCACGCCGGAGGGCAAGGGCGTCGACTCGCTGCTCGGCCCGGAGATGAAATCCACCGGCGAGGTCATGGGCATCGACGTGTCCTTCGGCATGGCCTACGCCAAGTCCCAGACCGCCTCCTACGGCTCGCTGCCCACGTCGGGCCGGGTGTTCGTGTCGGTGGCCAACCGGGACAAGCGGGCCATGATCTTCCCGGTCAAGCGGCTCGCCGACCTGGGCTTCGAGGTGCTGGCCACCGCGGGCACGGCCGAGGTGCTGCGCCGCAACGGCATCCCTTGCACGATCGTGCGCAAGCACTTCGAGGGCGCCGAGAACATCGTGGACGCCATCCTCGCGGGCTCCGTCGACATGATCATCAACACCCCGTACGGCAACCACGGGCCGAGGGTGGACGGCTACGAGATCCGCACCGCGGCCGTCGCCAAGGACATCCCGTGCGTGACCACGATCCAGGGCGCGGCGGCGGCCGTGCACGGCATCGAGGCCGCCATCCGCGGTGACATCGGCGTGCGGCCCCTCCAGGCCCTCCAGGCGGCGCTGCGGGGTGAGGGGTGA
- the carA gene encoding glutamine-hydrolyzing carbamoyl-phosphate synthase small subunit — translation MTNAALVLEDGRVFRGESYGAVGVSLGEAVFSTGMTGYQETLTDPSYHRQIVVQTAPQIGNTGWNDEDDESGRIWVAGYVVRDPARVPSNWRSVRGLDEELARQGVVGISGVDTRMLTRHLRERGAMRAGVFSGDDLGGPEEMLDRVRSAPAMKGADLAGDVTTSEPYVVEAVGERRFTVAALDLGIKSNTPRMMAARGIEVHVLPLTSTVDDLVGIEPDGVFLSNGPGDPATQAHAVELTRGVLDRRIPLFGICFGNQILGRALGRDTYKMRYGHRGINIPVIDVSTGKVAITSQNHGFALEGEPGEEFTSDFGRVLLSHYCPNDGTVEGVRALDVPAFSVQYHPEAAAGPHDAAPLFDEFVTMMGEGR, via the coding sequence ATGACGAACGCGGCACTGGTGTTGGAAGACGGTCGTGTGTTCCGCGGTGAGTCCTACGGCGCGGTCGGTGTGAGTCTGGGCGAGGCGGTGTTCTCGACCGGGATGACGGGGTATCAGGAGACGTTGACCGATCCGTCCTATCACCGTCAGATCGTGGTGCAGACCGCGCCGCAGATCGGGAACACCGGCTGGAACGACGAGGACGACGAGTCGGGCCGTATCTGGGTCGCCGGTTACGTGGTGCGCGACCCGGCGCGGGTGCCGTCGAACTGGCGGTCGGTGCGTGGTCTGGACGAGGAGTTGGCCCGGCAGGGTGTCGTGGGCATCTCGGGTGTCGACACCCGGATGTTGACCCGTCATCTGCGTGAGCGGGGTGCGATGCGCGCGGGTGTGTTCTCCGGTGACGATCTGGGCGGCCCGGAGGAGATGCTGGACCGCGTGCGCAGCGCGCCCGCGATGAAGGGCGCCGACCTGGCGGGCGACGTGACCACGTCCGAGCCGTACGTGGTCGAGGCCGTCGGCGAGCGCCGGTTCACCGTCGCCGCCCTAGACCTGGGCATCAAGTCCAACACGCCGCGGATGATGGCCGCCCGCGGTATCGAGGTGCACGTGCTGCCGCTGACGTCGACCGTGGACGACCTGGTCGGGATCGAGCCGGACGGCGTCTTCCTGTCCAACGGGCCCGGCGACCCGGCCACCCAGGCGCACGCGGTCGAGCTGACCCGCGGCGTGCTGGACCGGCGGATCCCGCTGTTCGGCATCTGCTTCGGCAACCAGATCCTGGGCCGGGCGCTGGGCCGCGACACCTACAAGATGCGCTACGGCCACCGCGGCATCAACATCCCGGTGATCGACGTGTCCACCGGCAAGGTGGCCATCACGTCGCAGAACCACGGGTTCGCGCTGGAGGGCGAGCCGGGCGAGGAGTTCACCTCCGACTTCGGCCGCGTGCTGCTGAGCCACTACTGCCCGAACGACGGCACCGTGGAGGGCGTGCGCGCCCTGGACGTGCCCGCGTTCAGCGTGCAGTACCACCCCGAGGCGGCGGCCGGTCCGCACGACGCCGCACCGCTGTTCGACGAGTTCGTGACGATGATGGGCGAGGGTCGCTGA